The proteins below come from a single Mustela nigripes isolate SB6536 chromosome 14, MUSNIG.SB6536, whole genome shotgun sequence genomic window:
- the MAP7D1 gene encoding MAP7 domain-containing protein 1 isoform X5 — protein MESGPHAEPGAGAPPAVAARTPPEPRPSPEGDPSPPPPPPPMSALVPDTPPDTPPAMKNAASSKQLPLEPESPPGPAGPRSAPQQEESPFSDVKIRGPTPPATGPRDARPSRRSSQPSPTTVPASDSPPTKQDVKKAGERHKLAKERREERAKYLAAKKAVWLEKEEKAKALREKQLQERRRRLEEQRLKAEQRRAALEERQRQKLEKNKERYEAAIQRSVKKTWAEIRQQRWSWAGALHHSSPGRKTNRSLQLSPWESSIVDRLMTPTLSFLARSRSAVTLPRNGRDQGRGSGPGRAPTRGGTGASPARGPHPDRTHPSAAVPVCPRSASASPLTPPSSAPRSAHRCAPAGERGERRKPSAGGSPAQVRRRPEASPVQKKEKKDKERENEKEKSALARERSLKKRQSLPASPRPRLAVGHAELSPKAKARPSSPSTTWPRPASPCPSPGPGHALPPKPPSPRGTTASPKGRVRRKDEAKESLSGTGPVDKNQSKSKTREEKEPTAPASPAPSPVPSPTPTQPQKVQPTAEMPADAAVLTPPPAPAPPTTPSKPMAGTTDREEATRLLAEKRRQAREQREREEQERRLQAERDKRMREEQLAREAEARAEREAEARRREEQEAREKAQAEQEEQERLQKQKEEAEARSREEAERQRLEREKHFQREEQERQERKKRLEEIMKRTRKSEAAETKQKPDRKEAQANNFSPEPVKAGEARPAGLQKEAVQKEELAPQEPQWSLPNKESPGSLVNGLQPLPAHQENGFSPKGPSGDKSLGRTPEALLPFAAEAEAFLKKAVVQPPQVTEVL, from the exons CAGTGGCAGCCAGGACCCCCCCAGAGCCAAGACCTTCTCCAGAAGGTGACCCCTCcccgccaccgccaccaccaccgaTGTCAGCCCTGGTCCCCGATACACCCCCAGATACCCCTCCTGCCATGAAGAATGCCGCTAGTTCTAAGCAGCTCCCACTGGAACCAGAGAGCCCCCCAGGGCCGGCTGGGCCTCGATCAGCCCCCCAGCAGGAAGAGTCCCCTTTCTCAGATGTGAAGATCAGAGGACCCACCCCACCAGCCACAGGCCCACGGGATGCCAGGCCTTCTCGAAGGAGCAGCCAGCCATCCCCGACAACGGTGCCAGCCTCTGACAGCCCTCCCACCAAGCAAG ATGtaaagaaagcaggagagagacacAAGCTGGCAAAGGAGCGGCGAGAAGAACGGGCCAAGTACCTGG CGGCCAAGAAAGCAGTGTggctggagaaggaggagaaggccAAGGCCTTGCGGGAGAAGCAGCTCCAGGAGCGCCGGCGGCGGCTGGAGGAGCAGAGGCTTAAAGCCGAGCAACGCCGGGCGGCCCTAGAGGAGCGGCAGCGGCAGAAGCTGGAGAAGAACAAG GAGCGCTATGAAGCAGCCATCCAGCGGTCAGTGAAGAAGACGTGGGCCGAAATCCGGCAGCAGCGCTGGTCCTGGGCAGGAGCCCTGCACCACAGCTCCCCAGGACGGAAGACCA ATCGCAGCCTGCAGCTGAGCCCATGGGAGAGCAGTATCGTGGACCGCCTGATGACACCCACCCTCTCCTTCCTGGCACGGAGTCGCAGTGCGGTCACGCTGCCCCGCAACGGCCGGGACCAGGGTAGGGGCAGCGGCCCTGGGAGAGCCCCCACGAGGGGCGGGACAGGGGCCAGCCCCGCTCGAGGGCCGCACCCCGACCGCACTCATCCCTCCGCAGCCGTGCCCGTGTGCCCGCGCTCGGCCTCTGCCAGTCCCCTGACGCCGCCGAGCAGTGCCCCCCGAAGCGCGCACCGCTGCGCCCCAGCTGGGGAGCGCGGGGAGCGCCGCAAGCCCAGCGCTGGGGGCAGCCCGGCCCAGGTCCGCCGCCGGCCCGAGGCCTCCCCG GtgcagaaaaaggagaagaaggacaAGGAGCGGGAAAATGAGAAGGAGAAGAGTGCCCTGGCCCGGGAGCGCAGCCTCAAGAAGCGCCagtcactgcctgcctctccgcgCCCGCGCCTGGCTGTGGGCCACGCAGAGCTCAG tcCCAAAGCCAAGGCCCGGCCATCCTCTCCCTCCACAACCTGGcccaggcctgcctctccctgccccagcccagggccaggccacGCTCTACCCCCAAAACCACCATCCCCTCGGGGCACCACTGCATCACCCAAGGGGCGGGTTCGGAGGAAGGATGAGGCAAAGGAGAGCCTCAGtgggacaggacctgtggacAAGAACCAGAGCAAGAGCAAGACCCGTGAGGAGAAGGAGCCAACAGCCCCAGCCTCACCAGCACCCTCGcctgtgccctcccccaccccaactcagCCCCAGAAGGTGCAGCCCACAGCTGAGATGCCTGCAG ATGCTGCTGTcctgaccccacccccagctcctgctccacCAACGACCCCTAGCAAACCCATGGCAGGCACCACAGACCGAGAAGAGGCCACCCGGCTCCTGGCTGAGAAGCGGCGCCAAGCACGGGAGCAGAGGGAGCGCGAGGAACAGGAGCGGAGGCTGCAAGCAGAAAGGGACAA gCGCATGCGAGAGGAGCAGCTGGCGCGGGAGGCCGAGGCTCGGGCCGAGAGGGAGGCGGAGGCTCGGAGGCGGGAGGAGCAGGAGGCCCGAGAGAAGGCGCAGgcggagcaggaggagcaggagcggCTACAGAAGCAG AAAGAAGAGGCCGAAGCTCGGTCCCGGGAAGAAGCGGAGAGGCAGCGTCTGGAGCGGGAAAAGCACTTCCAGCGGGAGGAGCAAGAGCGGCAAGAGCGCAAAAAG CGCCTGGAGGAGATCATGAAGAGGACTCGGAAGTCAGAAGCTGCTGAAACCAAG CAGAAGCCGGACAGGAAGGAGGCACAAGCCAACAATTTCAGCCCAG AGCCTGTGAAAGCCGGGGAGGCCAGGCCCGCAGGGCTGCAGAAGGAGGCAGTGCAGAAAGAGGAGCTGGCCCCCCAGGAGCCTCAGTGGAG CCTGCCAAACAAGGAGTCGCCCGGGTCCCTGGTGAATGGCCTACAGCCTCTCCCTGCACACCAGGAGAATGGCTTCTCCCCTAAGGGGCCCTCTGGGGACAAGAGTCTGGGCCGAACGCCAGAGGCACTCCTGCCCTTcgcagcagaggcagaagccttcctcaagaaagcTGTGGTACAGCCCCCGCAGGTCACAG
- the MAP7D1 gene encoding MAP7 domain-containing protein 1 isoform X1 yields the protein MESGPHAEPGAGAPPAVAARTPPEPRPSPEGDPSPPPPPPPMSALVPDTPPDTPPAMKNAASSKQLPLEPESPPGPAGPRSAPQQEESPFSDVKIRGPTPPATGPRDARPSRRSSQPSPTTVPASDSPPTKQDVKKAGERHKLAKERREERAKYLAAKKAVWLEKEEKAKALREKQLQERRRRLEEQRLKAEQRRAALEERQRQKLEKNKERYEAAIQRSVKKTWAEIRQQRWSWAGALHHSSPGRKTSGSRCSVSAVNLPKHVDSIINKRLSKSSATLWNSPSRNRSLQLSPWESSIVDRLMTPTLSFLARSRSAVTLPRNGRDQGRGSGPGRAPTRGGTGASPARGPHPDRTHPSAAVPVCPRSASASPLTPPSSAPRSAHRCAPAGERGERRKPSAGGSPAQVRRRPEASPVQKKEKKDKERENEKEKSALARERSLKKRQSLPASPRPRLAVGHAELSPKAKARPSSPSTTWPRPASPCPSPGPGHALPPKPPSPRGTTASPKGRVRRKDEAKESLSGTGPVDKNQSKSKTREEKEPTAPASPAPSPVPSPTPTQPQKVQPTAEMPADAAVLTPPPAPAPPTTPSKPMAGTTDREEATRLLAEKRRQAREQREREEQERRLQAERDKRMREEQLAREAEARAEREAEARRREEQEAREKAQAEQEEQERLQKQKEEAEARSREEAERQRLEREKHFQREEQERQERKKRLEEIMKRTRKSEAAETKQKPDRKEAQANNFSPEPVKAGEARPAGLQKEAVQKEELAPQEPQWSLPNKESPGSLVNGLQPLPAHQENGFSPKGPSGDKSLGRTPEALLPFAAEAEAFLKKAVVQPPQVTEVL from the exons CAGTGGCAGCCAGGACCCCCCCAGAGCCAAGACCTTCTCCAGAAGGTGACCCCTCcccgccaccgccaccaccaccgaTGTCAGCCCTGGTCCCCGATACACCCCCAGATACCCCTCCTGCCATGAAGAATGCCGCTAGTTCTAAGCAGCTCCCACTGGAACCAGAGAGCCCCCCAGGGCCGGCTGGGCCTCGATCAGCCCCCCAGCAGGAAGAGTCCCCTTTCTCAGATGTGAAGATCAGAGGACCCACCCCACCAGCCACAGGCCCACGGGATGCCAGGCCTTCTCGAAGGAGCAGCCAGCCATCCCCGACAACGGTGCCAGCCTCTGACAGCCCTCCCACCAAGCAAG ATGtaaagaaagcaggagagagacacAAGCTGGCAAAGGAGCGGCGAGAAGAACGGGCCAAGTACCTGG CGGCCAAGAAAGCAGTGTggctggagaaggaggagaaggccAAGGCCTTGCGGGAGAAGCAGCTCCAGGAGCGCCGGCGGCGGCTGGAGGAGCAGAGGCTTAAAGCCGAGCAACGCCGGGCGGCCCTAGAGGAGCGGCAGCGGCAGAAGCTGGAGAAGAACAAG GAGCGCTATGAAGCAGCCATCCAGCGGTCAGTGAAGAAGACGTGGGCCGAAATCCGGCAGCAGCGCTGGTCCTGGGCAGGAGCCCTGCACCACAGCTCCCCAGGACGGAAGACCA GTGGGAGCAGGTGCTCCGTGTCGGCAGTAAACCTGCCTAAACACGTGGACTCTATAATCAACAAGCGGCTCTCAAAGTCCTCAGCCACGCTCTGGAACTCCCCCAGTAGAA ATCGCAGCCTGCAGCTGAGCCCATGGGAGAGCAGTATCGTGGACCGCCTGATGACACCCACCCTCTCCTTCCTGGCACGGAGTCGCAGTGCGGTCACGCTGCCCCGCAACGGCCGGGACCAGGGTAGGGGCAGCGGCCCTGGGAGAGCCCCCACGAGGGGCGGGACAGGGGCCAGCCCCGCTCGAGGGCCGCACCCCGACCGCACTCATCCCTCCGCAGCCGTGCCCGTGTGCCCGCGCTCGGCCTCTGCCAGTCCCCTGACGCCGCCGAGCAGTGCCCCCCGAAGCGCGCACCGCTGCGCCCCAGCTGGGGAGCGCGGGGAGCGCCGCAAGCCCAGCGCTGGGGGCAGCCCGGCCCAGGTCCGCCGCCGGCCCGAGGCCTCCCCG GtgcagaaaaaggagaagaaggacaAGGAGCGGGAAAATGAGAAGGAGAAGAGTGCCCTGGCCCGGGAGCGCAGCCTCAAGAAGCGCCagtcactgcctgcctctccgcgCCCGCGCCTGGCTGTGGGCCACGCAGAGCTCAG tcCCAAAGCCAAGGCCCGGCCATCCTCTCCCTCCACAACCTGGcccaggcctgcctctccctgccccagcccagggccaggccacGCTCTACCCCCAAAACCACCATCCCCTCGGGGCACCACTGCATCACCCAAGGGGCGGGTTCGGAGGAAGGATGAGGCAAAGGAGAGCCTCAGtgggacaggacctgtggacAAGAACCAGAGCAAGAGCAAGACCCGTGAGGAGAAGGAGCCAACAGCCCCAGCCTCACCAGCACCCTCGcctgtgccctcccccaccccaactcagCCCCAGAAGGTGCAGCCCACAGCTGAGATGCCTGCAG ATGCTGCTGTcctgaccccacccccagctcctgctccacCAACGACCCCTAGCAAACCCATGGCAGGCACCACAGACCGAGAAGAGGCCACCCGGCTCCTGGCTGAGAAGCGGCGCCAAGCACGGGAGCAGAGGGAGCGCGAGGAACAGGAGCGGAGGCTGCAAGCAGAAAGGGACAA gCGCATGCGAGAGGAGCAGCTGGCGCGGGAGGCCGAGGCTCGGGCCGAGAGGGAGGCGGAGGCTCGGAGGCGGGAGGAGCAGGAGGCCCGAGAGAAGGCGCAGgcggagcaggaggagcaggagcggCTACAGAAGCAG AAAGAAGAGGCCGAAGCTCGGTCCCGGGAAGAAGCGGAGAGGCAGCGTCTGGAGCGGGAAAAGCACTTCCAGCGGGAGGAGCAAGAGCGGCAAGAGCGCAAAAAG CGCCTGGAGGAGATCATGAAGAGGACTCGGAAGTCAGAAGCTGCTGAAACCAAG CAGAAGCCGGACAGGAAGGAGGCACAAGCCAACAATTTCAGCCCAG AGCCTGTGAAAGCCGGGGAGGCCAGGCCCGCAGGGCTGCAGAAGGAGGCAGTGCAGAAAGAGGAGCTGGCCCCCCAGGAGCCTCAGTGGAG CCTGCCAAACAAGGAGTCGCCCGGGTCCCTGGTGAATGGCCTACAGCCTCTCCCTGCACACCAGGAGAATGGCTTCTCCCCTAAGGGGCCCTCTGGGGACAAGAGTCTGGGCCGAACGCCAGAGGCACTCCTGCCCTTcgcagcagaggcagaagccttcctcaagaaagcTGTGGTACAGCCCCCGCAGGTCACAG